In Coregonus clupeaformis isolate EN_2021a chromosome 5, ASM2061545v1, whole genome shotgun sequence, the sequence TCGAGTGATAACAAATGAATTAAAACTTATAGGTGTTCTTTCCCGGAATAATTTGAAGACAAGCCACATAGTTCAATTTCACGAGGCCTTCCGTGACCAAACTAATCATTACCTGGTTTTTGAACTATTGGAGAAAAACCTGTATCAGCTTCAGAAAGAGAATGGTTTCAAGCCGATGGCGGTCCGCAACATCCGGACCATCACGTGTCAGATGATAAAAGCACTAGCCAAACTGAAGGAACTCGCCATCATTCATGCTGATCTGAAACCTGAAAATATAATGGTCGTGGATCATTGTCGCCATCCCTTCAGTGTAAAGTTAATTGATTTTGGTTCTGCAAGTATTTTCAGTGAAGTGCATTTTGTTAAGGAGCCATACATCCAATCCAGGTAGAGAGCCTATGTTGCACCACATGCTTTGTGATGTCTTGTATTTATGAATGTGATAATTAAAACAAATTCAGGGTGTCTGTGTGAACCCAAAATGACTACTTACACAACAAAACAAATGTGGGAAAGAAAAACAAAACTTCAATTTGCTCTTACCATGGTTTTCAAATAACTCACAGGTTCTATAGGTCTCCTGAAATCCTCCTGGGCCTTCCATTCTGTGAGAAAGTGGACATGTGGTCTCTGGGTTGTGTGATGTCAGAGTTGTTCCTTGGATGGCCTCTGTATCCCGGCGATTCAGAGTTTGATCAAGTGAGGTACATCTGCGAGACGCAAGGACTACCGCAAGCCCATCTGCTCAACATGGCCAGCAAGGTTCACAATTTCTTCAAGCTCACCACCAACAGTCGAGGAGAGAATAAATGGCAGCTCAAGCCCTACAAGAGGCGTCCCCCCTCAGACACAGAAGGCCGTACCCAGGGGAAGCAGCTGGGATCGACGGATCGGAGGAAGTACATCCTCTCCTCTTTGGACCAGCTGGAGACCATGGAGTTCACAGAGCACGACCCAGAGCTCCGCAACGAAGACATGGCAGCAGAAGTTGTGGACCGCCGGAGCATGGTGCAACTCCTCAAGCGGATGTTAACCTTGGACTCCCACCAGAGGATCCTACCCAATGCGGCCTTACACCATCCTTTCATCAACATGCACCACTTACGCATGTACCCAGACTACAACCGCTACTATGAGAAGTCCGCTCAGGCTATCCGTGAAGCCCTGATTCAGGATACAGCTCCAGAGGGAGACAGCTGTAGGTCTCACCATCTGAATGCAGAGGGGGGCCAGTGGTTCCTGTACCCCAGGGAGAAGGGGCCCCACCAGTCATGTCCCCTGGGTCAAATTCACCATGACCACAGGGAGGGCTACCCACCATCCTCAGAGGGCTTCCAAGGTAACAATGGGGTTCTCCCCCAGCAAACCCCAGTCCCCAGTGAGCCTCAGTCCCCCACAGCACTGATTGAAGACCTGATGGAGAGCCTGTGCATTGTGGATGAGGCCAGCCTGGAGACCACCGTGGGGGTATGGGCGGAGGAGGACGCCCAGTATGCCTTCCATCTGTCCAGCTCTGTGATACCTTCAGATCTCCAAGCCGGCCTCCAGCCAAGTGAAAGCGGTGCCTTCCAGGAGACTGAGCTAGACTGTCCTCTCTTAGGCTCCACCAGCAGAGATGACCCAGAGAGTGGTTCCATGCTGTCTTATTTCACCAGGCTGTGTGAGAGCCAGCGCCTGAGGCAGCCAGTGGCCAGGTCCTCGCGGTCCGATCCTACCCACGGGTTGAGCTACACCTCTGGGCCCCAGGCGGACAAAGCAGGTGAGCCCAAAGGCTCCAGTCTCTTTTCTAGGGACTCCACCACACAACACGCCCTTGCAGGGCCCAGGGAGCAAGCAGAGGCAAAGAAGGCAGCCTGTGATTATGGTTTGGAGGTAAGAGTATGTAGTTTTGGAGATACAAAATAATTGTCAGTAGAGATTAGAACCATAATACTGTATAAAATGCTGTGAGGTTTACAAATTCTGGAACGG encodes:
- the LOC121562612 gene encoding homeodomain-interacting protein kinase 4; this translates as MRDIYSETEVYHTLDVVGKGTFGKVSKCWRGSDGELVAVKIMKMDVHRNRVITNELKLIGVLSRNNLKTSHIVQFHEAFRDQTNHYLVFELLEKNLYQLQKENGFKPMAVRNIRTITCQMIKALAKLKELAIIHADLKPENIMVVDHCRHPFSVKLIDFGSASIFSEVHFVKEPYIQSRFYRSPEILLGLPFCEKVDMWSLGCVMSELFLGWPLYPGDSEFDQVRYICETQGLPQAHLLNMASKVHNFFKLTTNSRGENKWQLKPYKRRPPSDTEGRTQGKQLGSTDRRKYILSSLDQLETMEFTEHDPELRNEDMAAEVVDRRSMVQLLKRMLTLDSHQRILPNAALHHPFINMHHLRMYPDYNRYYEKSAQAIREALIQDTAPEGDSCRSHHLNAEGGQWFLYPREKGPHQSCPLGQIHHDHREGYPPSSEGFQGNNGVLPQQTPVPSEPQSPTALIEDLMESLCIVDEASLETTVGVWAEEDAQYAFHLSSSVIPSDLQAGLQPSESGAFQETELDCPLLGSTSRDDPESGSMLSYFTRLCESQRLRQPVARSSRSDPTHGLSYTSGPQADKAGEPKGSSLFSRDSTTQHALAGPREQAEAKKAACDYGLEEVQFLNFEPEGYSCHCGQWWPAWTTDPEVSSYLGYGPPDCCSHTQQHYLHY